A window of Pecten maximus chromosome 12, xPecMax1.1, whole genome shotgun sequence genomic DNA:
gtaagcataaattgtataaaaggtaactattaattatatataaggtaactattaattatataaaaggtaaCTATTAATTATACAAAAGGTAACTATTAAGTatataaaagaaatgaaatggTCCTTTGATTTTTATTAACAACATTATCAATTCTTTGTAACTAGCCCTAGACTCAACACTCAGATGTTTAAATTCCAAACTATTATTAGCATAAACAAGTATTTTGTACGATTAGAATTATTGACATACCTGTATGTTCTTTCTACAAAGTAAATAAAGAAACAATAGAACACCTATTCCGGGAATGTTAATTTATCGTTTTATTATTAATGGGCTGTTGATGGTTCCTCTCACATAAACTGGTGTTGGGATtcttgcttgtttgtttgtttttcaggGGACAATTTTGAGGAAGTTTTATTCGATCTTAAAGGCACAATAACGAATCGCGatatgtttgatgttgtttAGGCTTATAAAGACTTAGCGATGTTCCTTTATAAGCGAACCAGACTGTGActaatgaaaagaaaagaaaaaaaatagaaaaagaaaatgattaaGAAAGAAACAACAGATCTAAACAGATTTAGTTGTCATGTCACTTTTATACCAATGAAAATAGTGCTTATGTAAGAGCATTGGTTACATGTGTGCATAACAATtctcaaatgaaaatatatatgactTACTAAAGGTTGTATTAAGTTTGAAATTAGATACCATAGGCGAATTCAAAAACACGTTATACCAAATCATGGAAATGGATGAGAACATTAACTTTGTTTAGTTAGGAGATCATATAAGCACTATTATAGCAGacacaatgttagatttaagACTTTATGTAACACTGACTAGGACGAGGAGTTGTTAGGAGATGAGTTATCGTTCGTCTTGTCGATGATAACCGAGAAACACCCACAGCACACCTCATTTGTAGACaccaaaatattgaaaatatcccCAACATCGTGACGACTACCAGAAGGTAAGGTTTACTGTGATTATATGAATGGTTGATCGTTATTATTCTTTAAACATAACTATATTTGGTATAAAATAAATGTGATTAATATGATATAGTGGCAATCCTACAAAAACCGAAAGTGACTTGATAAAAGTTAGATTAAATCAAATAATACGAGTATTTTGTTATCATTggtaattatattttatttgttgtgtttgtatacattcGAGGCCGGGGTAGAGTAAGCTACATTGTAAGTTAATATGCCTCTCATTGTTTTCGCGCTATACTACGTTTTCTCGGTGTTAACGCTCACCTACTGTATCATATCCTGTGTATAACTTGGCATTTTTttacgagttacctcccttgaaaCGCTTTAGTCGAAACTGCAACATCTTTAGAACTTTCATAACTCCTTTCTGGAATAGATCATATACGAGTTGTTATTaactgacagtatatattaactAATCAtatgatttaaaacaatatttgaatgAGCGACAAATGCATCACAGGTACTCGTCTGGTCTGTAAATCACACCCTATAATCAAGGTTAGTAGCTCAATTAGCCCAGTGATACCTTATTTCGGGAAAAGTCGTGAGcccattttcttttttatttatttatttttttttttttgtatgattctaatatatattataccgcAGAATTGTCGCTAGACTCCTTGAAACATTCCGAAATGGTCAGATTTCAGTTAGTCGGACACTCGAAAAACAAGGTAGAAAACAATTTTACTtgtatactacatgtagttaataTCTATCGATTTCCACATGGTTGTCCATGACCTGCTAACCGCTAATAGAAAACCATGTGTCAAACTGGGCGATTTGAATCTACATAACACATTTTGTAATTCTATACTGGCTCattaatttcattcaaataatTATCATGATTAAATTATTATGTCGTCGTGTACTTTTATGTTATTGTCGTTGAAGTTGATGTAATTTATCAGAACGGGGATTGAcgtaaataaatataatctgATATAACCTATATACAGTCGTCCCCCATTATATCGCCATATTTTGTCCAGTGGCGATTTTGGCGGTATAAGTCGGGTGACGATTTAACGGGgattaaaaaaaaggaaaataaaaacatgttttatgtacaatttgactgatcttataagggattctttttTCATAAATCAAGACGTAATGCCATtggccgtattgtgacgtcacatttttttaatcattttcggttgttttttaatttcgtggaggtatgaaaaaaaatcaaccaatcagaaagccgtATTCTGCGTAAAAACAATGTTAAACTAATTATACACATGAGCCAATAGGCCTACAATGAGCAGATGTATACCTGAAACACAGGCTGTATTATTTGTATCTTTTAACGTCAATGGATTTGTAAATTACAGTCATCAACTATGTATTTGTAAAAGGCCGTTTTGTAACATTTTCGAGAAGTAGAACAAGGGTACGACacataattaaaacataaaaagacAAGCGATGATTACGCTTTGCCTATACATAGAACACTAGGGTATGGCGGTATTAAGGGGGTTTATACAGTAGGTAAATCCGTTCCCTACACGATTATAGCGGTATGTGAGGTTGGCGATATAACAAGGGATGGTATACCGGGGGACTACTGTATATATTCTATGATCTACCAGAGTTTTTGTAAACGTAGGGGAATACTTGATATTATTGAATCGgtgatttttacatttaaacactTTAGACAGTTCTTGATGCGCATCATGGAAAGATCGTGTCAGATATATATTCCAGACGAATCTATATATCACCATCTATTTACAGACATGGCAGAAGCCGACCCGAGACCGGAATACAGATGTTTGATTTGTACGTCACTCTACAAAGAACCGAGACTGCTCCCTTGTGGTCATACTTTCTGCTGTCGATGTCTGACGTCATATATCGAAGCGGAATACGTCACATCAGACGAGAACCGGCACTTCTTCCCTTGTCCTGTCTGTGAGGCGCCAATCACTcctgatgacgtcaatacagcTGTAAGTACATGGGCGACATGTTTTCCAGAAAGTGATTTCCTTGTTGCCCCTACAGCCCAGCCGTCTGATGTCCATTTCTGTGCCCCTTGCCAACGAGGACAAGAATCGATCCCTGCCGAGGTCACGTGTACCGACTGTGATGAGAAGCTCTGTAAACGGTGCCGAATTCATCATGAACGGAGCAAGGCATCAGCTGATCATCGACTTGTCTCCATATCTGGGAATGTTGGGCAACTTTGTGATGAAAAAGTGTACGAAATCTGTCATAAACATAGTGGAAAACCCCTGGACGTGTACTGTGTAGACCACAGCGCTATGTGTTGTAGTATCTGTGTGTCGGtgtcacacagacaatgtaACAATGTTAAACCAATGGAGGATGTGATCAAGAAGACAATGGCTAAACAGAGTCCCGGTGAGACAGAATGGAAGGAGCTAACAGAGGAAACAAAGAAGATGTTAGATGAGGACGATTTAGGGATAACAACGCTAAACGCAAAAGAAAAGGAAGTCTCTGCGGAAATGACGGACAGGATACAGAAAGCTAAAGACGAACTCGATAGCCTCAACGCAAGATTTCAATCCGATCTCGCGGATAAATGCAGAACATACAGACAACAGCTATCGTCTCGACGGAACTATGTCAACACATTCAACATCAACGCGGAAAATTCACATCTACTGATGTCACGTTCAGATCAACAGTTATCAGAGCGTCACCGATTTTTCGTGAGAgaacaaacaaaacatcagaTATCGGGACATTACCGGCGTATGGATCAAAACACAAAGAAAGAACCAAATAAGTTTGACATCACACTGAAGCTAGAGACAACGATTGATGAAATCATGAAAATGACAACCGCGGGAAATGTTGACGTCACCTCGACCCTTTCACCAGTGTCGCAGAATGCAAATGACCGTATATATTCTTTGATTGGAACTTTGCTTTCGACGCTTTCCGCTACAACATTTGATGACTCGACTTCGACTTCTGACTTAATGGGTTCTCTGCAGCATCTGACAGTCCAGACTACTCCAGTAACGACCGCGGTGGATGTATGGACCGGGTCGGTATCTTGTGTACATACGGTTAACACCAGCACACTTGGAGGAATGAACAAGCCTTGGTTGATGGGAGGCATCTTTACTGACAACAATGAATTACTTATTACAGATTACATTAACCGTAGACTCCTACTGTTTGATGATAACTATTCCTACTTGACAGAATATAAAGTTAACGGTAAACCTACAGATATAGCACGTGGACGTACTGCTGATGAGATATTTGTGGCTGTAGACCAGAAACAGATACTGAGATGTACACTACAGAATGGTCAGCTGTCCGTAATCAACACGATCAGTAGTCCTCTTAATACCTGGGGTATAGCAGTACTCGGGGACAACATCCTGGTCGGTACTCCAGATAGTGTGGAGGTTATGTCTATCGATGGGAAGGTCACCAAGTCAATAAAGAAGGGAGGACTTTACACATACCTCGCAGTATCTACATCCACTGTATACTACAGAgataacaatgacgtagtgtgTAGACGACTAGACAGTGACGCAGTAGTCTACAGGTACAGGGATCGTGGTCTGAGAGATCCTGTAGGTATCGGACTGGAccgggataacaatgtgtatgtTTTTGGTCACATGTCAAATAACATTTACCTCGTTTCACCTGACGGGTCACGTGGGAGGGTATTACTGTCCGAGCTGTCGGGTATCACCAGGCCGTGGTGTATAGTAGTCCATCCAACCAAACAGGAGTTCGTGGTTACTTCTTACCAGGGATCTACTGCTCTCAAGGTCTACAAATTCAGTGACAACAGCATATAAATACTTTTATGTATAACATCAATGAGGCGATTGGGATAGGGAgcttataatttatatatttatatattttcaggTATGCTTGTAACCCAATACCAATTGAATTCTTTGTGAAAATTTGATAGGTTTGTTATTCCGAATCCCGATAGATGCATTAAGTGTATAGCCACGCTGTACATTCGAGGGATACACTTGTGGTTTTGTAATGTTATGTGGTGGAGTAATATATAAAGCGGCTGAGAAATGAGCATACCCGCAACAATGGGCAAGtactatttcatattttttccaCATTACTGCTTTATTTTGATCACACATTTTTCATCTACACGTGCAGTAAGACATGCCTTTTGTTATAGAATTACTAATGTAAAAATGGTTTGAAGTCatattgaaaacacatttttgtacTACATTGGCAATTTTCACGTCATTAGGAGTAGAATGTGCAGACACTGATGTGTTTACCGAAACATATATTGTCAGTGAACAAATAcgataaaatacattgtaacattaacaaaaatgtattaagaAACAATATAATCAGTGCACATTAAAGAGAGTAAAGTATCTAaccgtcgagtaaagtatttaaccgtttagtaaagtatttaaccgtcgagagtaaagtatttaaccgtctagtaaagtatttaaccgtctagtatagtatttaaccgtcgagtaaagtatttaaccgtcgagtaaagtatttaaccgtcgagagtaaagtatttaaccgtcgagtaaagtatttaaccgtttagtaaagtatttaaccgtcgagtaaagtatttaatcgtcgagtaaagtatttgaccgtcgagtaaagtatttgaccgtcgagtaaagtatttgaccgtcgagtaaagtatttgaccgtcgagtaaagtatttgaccgtcgagtaaagtatttaaccgtcgagtaaagtatttcaccgtcgagagtaaagtatctaagcgtcgagtaaagtatttaaccgtcgagagtaaagtatttaaccgtcgagtaaagtatttaaccgtcgagtaaagtatttgaccgtcgagtaaagtatttgaccgtcgagtaaagtatttcaccgtcgagagtaaagtatttaaccgtcgagtaaagtatttaaccgtcgagagtaaagtatttaaccgtcgagtaaagtatttaaccgtctagtaaagtatttaaccgttaagtaaagtatttaaccgtcgagagtaaagtatttaaccgtcgagtaaagtatttaaccgtcgagtaaagtatttaaccgtcgagtaaagtatttaaccgtcgagtgtaaagtatttaaccgtctagtaaagtatttaaccgttaagtaaagtatttaaccgtcgagagtaaagtatttaaccgtctagtaaagtatttaaccgtcgagtaaagtatttaaccgtcgagtgtaaagtatttaaccgtctagtaaagtatttaaccgttaagtaaagtatttaaccgtcgagagtaaagtatttaaccgtctagtaaagtatttaaccgtctagtatagtatttaaccgtcgagagtaaagtatttaaccgtcgagtaaagtatttaaccgttTAGTAAAGTATTaaaccgtcgagagtaaagtatttaaccgtcgagtaaagtatttaaccgtctagtatagtatttaaccgtcgagagtaaagtatttaaccgtcgagtaaagtatttaaccgtttattaaagtatttaaccgtcgagtaaagtatttgaccgtcgagagtaaagtatttaaccgtcgagagtaaagtatttaagcgtcgagtaaagtatttaaccgtcgagagtaaagtatttcaccgtctagtaaagtatttaaccgtcgagtagagtatttaaccgtcgagtgtaaagtatttaaccgtctagtaaagtatttaaccgttaagtaaagtatttaaccgtcgagagtaaagtatttaaccgtctagtaaagtatttaaccgtctagtaaagtatttaaccgtcgagtgaagtatttaaccgtcgactaaagtatttaaccgtcgagtagagtatttaaccgtcgagtagAGTATTTAACCCTCGAGAGTagagtatttaaccgtcgagagtaaagtatttaaccgtctagtaaagtatttaaccgtcgagagtaaagtatttaactgtcgagtagagtatttaaccgtcgagtagagtatttaaccgtcgagagtaaagtatttaaccgtcgagtagAGTATTTAACCGCCGAGTagagtatttaaccgtcgagtagagtatttaactgtcgagagtaaagtatttaaccgtcgagagtaaagtatttaaccgtctagtaaagtatttaaccgttaagtaaagtatttaaccgtcggctaaagtatttaaccgtcgagtagattatttaaccgtcgagtagAGTATTTAACCCTCGAGAGTagagtatttaaccgtcgaataaagtatttaaccgtcgagagtaaagtatttaaccgtcgagtagagtatttaaccgtcgagagtagagtatttaaccgtcgagagtaaagtatctAACCGTccagtaaagtatttaaccgtcgagagtaaagtatttaaccgtcgagtgaagtatttaaccgtcgactaaagtatttaaccgtcgagtagagtatttaaccgtcgagtagAGTATTTAACCCTCGAGAGTagagtatttaaccgtcgagagtaaagtatttgaCCGTCgattaaagtatttaaccgtcgagtaaagtatttaaccgttaagtaaagtatttaaccgtctagtaaagtatttaaccgtcgactaaagtatttaaccgtcgagtagagtatttaaccgtcgagtagagtatttaaccgtcgagtagagtatttaaccgtcgagagtagagtatttaaccgtcgagagtaaagtatttaaccgtctagtaaagtatttaaccgtcgagagtaaaagtattt
This region includes:
- the LOC117339168 gene encoding uncharacterized protein LOC117339168 isoform X2 encodes the protein MAEADPRPEYRCLICTSLYKEPRLLPCGHTFCCRCLTSYIEAEYVTSDENRHFFPCPVCEAPITPDDVNTAVSTWATCFPESDFLVAPTAQPSDVHFCAPCQRGQESIPAEVTCTDCDEKLCKRCRIHHERSKASADHRLVSISGNVGQLCDEKVYEICHKHSGKPLDVYCVDHSAMCCSICVSVSHRQCNNVKPMEDVIKKTMAKQSPGETEWKELTEETKKMLDEDDLGITTLNAKEKEVSAEMTDRIQKAKDELDSLNARFQSDLADKCRTYRQQLSSRRNYVNTFNINAENSHLLMSRSDQQLSERHRFFVREQTKHQISGHYRRMDQNTKKEPNKFDITLKLETTIDEIMKMTTAGNVDVTSTLSPVSQNANDRIYSLIGTLLSTLSATTFDDSTSTSDLMGSLQHLTVQTTPVTTAVDVWTGSVSCVHTVNTSTLGGMNKPWLMGGIFTDNNELLITDYINRRLLLFDDNYSYLTEYKVNGKPTDIARGRTADEIFVAVDQKQILRCTLQNGQLSVINTISSPLNTWGIAVLGDNILVGTPDSVEVMSIDGKVTKSIKKGGLYTYLAVSTSTVYYRDNNDVVCRRLDSDAVVYRYRDRGLRDPVGIGLDRDNNVYVFGHMSNNIYLVSPDGSRGRVLLSELSGITRPWCIVVHPTKQEFVVTSYQGSTALKVYKFSDNSI